The following are from one region of the Hippocampus zosterae strain Florida chromosome 9, ASM2543408v3, whole genome shotgun sequence genome:
- the LOC127607116 gene encoding uncharacterized protein LOC127607116 yields the protein MVANVQLALRDHLPVVEGVRDSTLRRELCRLLRERPESILFEVRNEAMMWVLEDQPRHTSVAKNRNQVSDHKDMTLEKRDMTTEVQTDLTVTLQEVVKIIAQHGKAINELTETVRGLTMTNDRPKVQPKYTSDGQPICLRREGVGHMARQCPVTRKPSCQRPTVPDSPIQGKREPPTLVSRTVRGWSEGSGSMLTRERFIERAVGKCPEVEIQIGGVPLRCILDSGSNVSTLTETFFRNRLNGTDEDMHCTAKWLKLTAANNLPLPYLGYVELDVQAMGIVITGCGFLIIQDNTDEASQSLQGIIGMNITSQQLALAQVDTTLGGKLDFAWKEAFQRVEETVGREGFSCSCHKKKQSKSTVFFCCNSLRKGPKGVVQ from the coding sequence ATGGTAGCTAATGTTCAGTTAGCTCTTAGAGATCACTTACCGGTAGTTGAGGGAGTACGAGACTCCACCTTGAGACGTGAATTGTGTAGGCTGCTCAGAGAGAGACCGGAAAGTATTCTATTTGAAGTGAGAAATGAGGCAATGATGTGGGTCCTCGAAGATCAACCACGCCACACTAGCGTTGCAAAGAACAGAAACCAAGTTAGTGATCACAAGGATATGACTTTAGAGAAAAGAGACATGACCACTGAAGTCCAAACAGACTTGACTGTGACCCTACAGGAAGTAGTTAAAATAATCGCCCAACATGGAAAGGCTATTAATGAGTTGACAGAGACAGTCCGTGGACTCACCATGACAAATGACAGACCCAAAGTTCAACCCAAGTACACGAGTGACGGCCAACCAATTTGTCTGCGGCGTGAAGGAGTTGGACATATGGCTAGACAGTGCCCGGTGACACGGAAACCCTCATGTCAACGTCCTACTGTGCCCGACTCACCGATCCAGGGGAAAAGGGAACCCCCCACTCTTGTGAGCCGGACAGTGAGGGGTTGGAGTGAAGGCTCAGGTAGTATGTTGACGAGAGAACGTTTTATAGAGAGGGCTGTAGGCAAGTGCCCTGAGGTAGAGATACAGATAGGTGGAGTCCCTTTGCGATGCATACTTGACTCCGGAAGCAATGTAAGCACCCTCACAGAAACTTTTTTCAGAAATCGTCTTAATGGAACAGATGAGGATATGCACTGTACTGCTAAATGGCTTAAACTCACCGCAGCAAATAACTTGCCTCTACCATATTTAGGTTATGTTGAATTGGATGTGCAGGCAATGGGAATCGTGATCACTGGGTGTGGATTCCTAATAATCCAGGATAACACAGATGAGGCCAGCCAATCTCTTCAAGGAATAATTGGAATGAACATTACCAGCCAACAGTTGGCATTGGCACAGGTTGACACCACTTTGGGAGGGAAATTGGATTTTGCCTGGAAAGAGGCTTTCCAGCGGGTGGAAGAAACAGTTGGTAGAGAAGGTTTCAGCTGCTCGTGtcataagaaaaaacaaagtaagAGTACAGTCTTTTTCTGTTGCAATAGTCTACGCAAGGGGCCTAAAGGGGTCGTCCAATGA
- the LOC127607133 gene encoding uncharacterized protein LOC127607133 — MTAIKASAPLFESPASSEDEGDMLAGSNHVFDTENYLLRCQTSSITKPEMTLLVEGIPTVFLVDTGADITVLGRWDRDTVKPSDGKIHMKGAHGSVQPLTLSQTVTITSPTDPNRKALVETALNSRCPHNLLGRDAQTQLEIYTIVNHKGQVEARMGNSQDDARYFWTLDLPNDDVTRSSECLVRLAGTKLKPGGNMQTANNLHVTIRRKQTPGPDPDYTKVFLSLHPQGIVVEHVYWKDQWCFATARVGRAVKPLLSQGQHIFIPLGKPEQCEWKNMNNLASSVPNHLWSPSPANPGCEETQDGWVRQYINWEVMTTPTVHFS, encoded by the coding sequence ATGACAGCGATAAAGGCCTCTGCGCCTTTGTTTGAATCGCCCGCCTCAAGTGAGGACGAGGGTGACATGTTAGCCGGTAGCAACCATGTTTTCGACACAGAGAACTACCTGCTGAGATGTCAAACCTCGTCCATAACTAAACCGGAAATGACGTTGTTGGTCGAAGGAATCCCGACAGTCTTCCTTGTTGACACAGGTGCCGATATCACTGTTCTCGGTCGTTGGGATCGCGATACTGTAAAGCCAAGTGATGGCAAAATTCACATGAAAGGAGCACATGGCTCCGTGCAGCCCCTGACGTTATCGCAAACAGTAACCATTACTTCCCCCACAGACCCAAATCGGAAGGCACTCGTCGAAACCGCGCTAAATTCTCGCTGTCCACATAATTTATTGGGACGGGATGCTCAAACGCAACTCGAGATTTACACCATCGTAAATCACAAGGGCCAGGTTGAAGCCCGCATGGGGAATAGTCAAGATGATGCTCGCTATTTTTGGACACTCGATTTACCGAACGATGACGTAACTCGGAGTTCCGAATGTCTAGTTCGATTGGCAGGTACCAAATTAAAGCCAGGAGGTAACATGCAAACGGCGAACAACCTGCACGTGACTATAAGACGTAAGCAGACACCAGGACCAGACCCTGACTACACTAAAGTTTTTCTGAGCCTGCACCCCCAGGGTATTGTTGTTGAGCACGTGTATTGGAAAGATCAGTGGTGTTTCGCCACAGCGCGGGTAGGAAGGGCGGTCAAGCCCCTCCTCTCACAAGGgcaacacattttcataccGCTCGGCAAACCAGAGCAATGTGAgtggaaaaacatgaataacCTTGCGAGCTCCGTTCCAAACCACCTGTGGAGCCCCTCCCCCGCCAATCCGGGGTGCGAGGAAACACAGGATGGCTGGGTGCGTCAATACATCAATTGGGAAGTGATGACTACTCCGACCGTTCATTTCAGTTGA